In the genome of Longimicrobiales bacterium, the window AGAGGAGCGTGAACGGCTCGAGGAGGCGGGCGGGCCGGTGCGCGGCAAGGTTGCGATCGCGGACCTGCGATCCGGTGCCACGACCGTGATCGCTGACATTGCCGACTTCTCGTTCAGTGCCGACGGCTCATTCATCGCGCTTCACGGCTACAGCGATCCGGCGCGCGGCAGCGCCGGCCGCGATCTGATCGTGCGCGATCTCGACCGGTCGATCAACACGAGCTTCGGAAACGTCGCTGATGCGAAGTGGCAGCCGGGCGGCGCACTGCTCGCCATGATCGTCCACGGCCAGAGCCGGGCAGGCAACGGCGTGCGCACGTTCGATCCGGTCACCGGCGTAATCCGCACGTTCGAGTCCGATACGGCTGAGTACACCGGCCTCACCTGGCGCGAGGATGATGACGACCTGGCCGTGCTGCGCATCCGCAAGGTCGAGGAATACAGGGAGCCGACTCACGCCGTGCTCATCTGGCACGACGCCAGCGGACCTGCGCCGCTGCGGGCGGTGCTCGATCCCGCCACTCATGGCTCCTTCCCCACTGCACACAGGATCGTCGAGAATTACGAGATCGGCTGGAGTGATGACGGTGGCACGGTGTTCATCGGTCTGCGCGCCTGGACGCCGCAGGACGCAGCGGCAGACAGCGCTGCACCGGGGTCAAAGGAGAATGGGGACACGGCGGGTGTGGCCGTATGGCGGTCCGACGACGTCGACATCGTTCCCGCCCAGAGGCGGCTCGGCATGTTCGACCGGAACCGCAGCTGGGTAGCGGCCTGGCGCGTCGAGGGCGATCGCTTCATTGCCCTGGCTGATTCCACCATCAGCGACGTGGCCCTCTCCGATGGCCGGTTCGCCATCGCCGTGGATCCCGCGCCCTACGAGCGCGAGCGCATGTTCGGCCCCGAGTATCGTGACCTGCATGTCGTCGACGTGACGACCGGCGAACGTACGCCGGTCGCGCGCCGCGTGCAGTTCCATTACGGCGTGTCACCCACCGGCCGCTACCTGCTGTACCTGCGTGATGGCGACTACTGGACGTGGGACACCGAGCTGAAGCGCGAGACGAACATCACCGGCAGTCTGGGGACCAGCTTCGTCAACCTCCAGGATGACCACACGGTCGAGGAGAAGCCGCCGTACGGTACGGGCGGCTGGACGACCGGGGACGCCAGTGTCCTGCTCTACGACCGCTATGACGTGTGGGAAGTACGACCGGACGGGTCGGGCGCGACGCGCGTGACGGACGGCGCGGGCGACCGCATCCGGCACCGGCGTGCGTGGCTCAACCCCCGCGACCGCATCGTGGACCGCACGAAGCCCGTATATGTCGCGCTTTACGGCGACCGCACCAAGCGGTACGGCTACGGCAGGATCCTGCCCGATGGACGTGTCGAGCAGCTCGTGCTGCTCGCCCGCAGCGTCAGCCGGCTGACGAAGGCGGACAGTGCCGACGTGTTCATGTACCGGATCGAGGACTTCGATGACTCGCCCGACCTCTTCGTGGCCGGGCCGACACTCGCCGACGCGGTTCAGGTATCGGAAACGAATCCGTTCCAGAACGAATACGCCTGGGGCCGCTCGGAGCTGATCGACTTCCGCAGCGCGACGGGTGAGGATCTCCAGGCGGCGCTGTTCTATCCGGCGAACTATGAGCCCGGCCGCGCGTACCCGATGATAGTCGACATATACGAGATCACGTCGAACACGGTCCACACGTACCGCGTTCCGTCGGAACGCACGCCGTACAACACGACCGTGTTCACGCAGAACGGCTATTTCGTGCTGCGTCCTGACATAGTCTACCGCGGGCGCGACCCGGGCGTGTCCGCGGTGGAAGCGCTCGTGCCTGCGGTCGAGAAGGTCGTGGAGACCGGCATGGTGGATCGCGCGCGCATCGGGCTCGTCGGCCACTCGTGGGGTGGCTATCAGACGGCATTCGCGGTGACACAGACCGATCTGTTCAGTGCGGCAGTCGCGGGTGCACCGCTGACGAACCTGATTTCGATGTACCTGTCGGTCTACTGGAACACGGGGATGACAGACGCCCGCATTTTCGAGATCGACCAGGGCCGCATGGAGGTGCCGTTCTGGGAAGACCTTGATGCCTACATGCGCAACTCACCGCTGTTCAGCATTCAGCAG includes:
- a CDS encoding prolyl oligopeptidase family serine peptidase, which encodes MTHIDRALKAWGCLIIMTGPAAAQQLPTLEPADYARWESIGTSELSPDGRWAAWTISRVDGDDELRFRAVDGDSTHIVANASRPAFSSNGHWLAYTIGYSEEERERLEEAGGPVRGKVAIADLRSGATTVIADIADFSFSADGSFIALHGYSDPARGSAGRDLIVRDLDRSINTSFGNVADAKWQPGGALLAMIVHGQSRAGNGVRTFDPVTGVIRTFESDTAEYTGLTWREDDDDLAVLRIRKVEEYREPTHAVLIWHDASGPAPLRAVLDPATHGSFPTAHRIVENYEIGWSDDGGTVFIGLRAWTPQDAAADSAAPGSKENGDTAGVAVWRSDDVDIVPAQRRLGMFDRNRSWVAAWRVEGDRFIALADSTISDVALSDGRFAIAVDPAPYERERMFGPEYRDLHVVDVTTGERTPVARRVQFHYGVSPTGRYLLYLRDGDYWTWDTELKRETNITGSLGTSFVNLQDDHTVEEKPPYGTGGWTTGDASVLLYDRYDVWEVRPDGSGATRVTDGAGDRIRHRRAWLNPRDRIVDRTKPVYVALYGDRTKRYGYGRILPDGRVEQLVLLARSVSRLTKADSADVFMYRIEDFDDSPDLFVAGPTLADAVQVSETNPFQNEYAWGRSELIDFRSATGEDLQAALFYPANYEPGRAYPMIVDIYEITSNTVHTYRVPSERTPYNTTVFTQNGYFVLRPDIVYRGRDPGVSAVEALVPAVEKVVETGMVDRARIGLVGHSWGGYQTAFAVTQTDLFSAAVAGAPLTNLISMYLSVYWNTGMTDARIFEIDQGRMEVPFWEDLDAYMRNSPLFSIQQMDTPLLVAFGDEDGAVDWNQGVELYNAARRAGKDMVLLVYEGENHSLANEANQLDYHRRIREWFDHYLKGAPAPDWIVKGLTKPQT